Proteins from a genomic interval of Oncorhynchus nerka isolate Pitt River linkage group LG13, Oner_Uvic_2.0, whole genome shotgun sequence:
- the mboat4 gene encoding ghrelin O-acyltransferase — protein MEPIQWLCEQHPFLTYQCFSIPFALLFYILAKQGCLSLTYRYLFLASGGCILAIVTMGVYSLLLLISTVIFVLLVCSLSPERVHPWVFGLQMGWQTFWHLLIQYREYYLNEPTDSRLLLSMSSLMLLTQRVTSVSMDLQDGGRVTLMTQCRVFLPLISYALNFTALLGGPLSSFDQFVYFVEQITISPPPQPLSVISYKGFQVLSLEWARNYLTRLLRDNASSLSVSNNVLTDVLWIWGLAVVLRIRYYSHWKISECLNNAAGLGFRGMVREDSPNWSGLSDGDLWTTEMSCQVSEFARRWNGTTATWLRRLVFQRCKTAPLVMTFGFSIWWHGIHLGQFVGFLLWAAAVRADYQIHKYLKPKLTSTRRRLVRTCLCWLNTQMVMACVVIAIELRSTSSLKILGLTYTGVFPLLNVLFIFIV, from the exons ATGGAGCCAATCCAGTGGCTGTGTGAGCAGCATCCATTTCTGACGTACCAATGTTTTTCCATTCCATTTGCTTTACTATTCTACATCTTGGCTAAACAGGGATGTCTCTCTTTGACATACAG GTACCTCTTCTTGGCATCCGGAGGCTGTATCCTAGCGATTGTCACCATGGGTGTATACAGCTTGCTTCTGCTCATCTCCACTGTGATCTTTGTGCTGCTGGTGTGTTCACTGAGTCCAGAGCGTGTCCATCCATGGGTCTTTGGACTGCAGATGGGTTGGCAAACATTCTGGCACCTGCTCATACAGTACAGAGAATACTACCTCAATGAGCCCACTGATTCCAG GCTTCTCCTATCAATGTCCTCCTTGATGCTACTCACCCAGAGAGTCACCTCCGTGTCAATGGATCTACAGGACGGGGGCAGGGTGACATTAATGACCCAATGCCGGGTCTTTCTCCCACTCATCAGCTATGCACTAAACTTCACTGCCTTGCTCGGCGGACCCCTGTCCTCGTTTGACCAATTTGTATATTTTGTAGAGCAGATTACCATCAGCCCTCCTCCCCAGCCTCTGTCCGTTATATCCTACAAGGGCTTTCAGGTGTTATCTCTGGAGTGGGCTAGGAACTATCTCACTCGTCTCCTCAGAGACAATGCCTCCAGTTTGTCCGTCTCCAACAACGTCCTCACCGATGTCTTGTGGATATGGGGCCTTGCTgtggtgttgaggatcagataCTACTCCCACTGGAAGATCAGTGAATGTCTGAATAATGCTGCTGGGCTTGGGTTCAGGGGGATGGTCAGGGAGGACAGCCCAAACTGGAGTGGCCTGTCTGACGGAGATCTTTGGACCACAGAGATGTCCTGCCAGGTGTCCGAATTTGCCCGTCGGTGGAATGGTACGACAGCTACATGGCTACGTAGGCTGGTTTTCCAAAGATGCAAAACCGCTCCGCTGGTAATGACGTTTGGGTTTTCCATCTGGTGGCATGGCATACACCTGGGTCAGTTTGTAGGGTTTCTTCTCTGGGCTGCAGCTGTGAGAGCAGACTACCAGATACACAAGTACTTGAAGCCAAAGCTCACGTCTACTAGGAGGAGATTGGTGCGCACCTGTCTGTGTTGGTTAAACACTCAAATGGTAATGGCGTGTGTTGTTATTGCAATCGAGCTTCGAAGCACTTCCTCTTTGAAAATATTGGGTCTGACATATACTGGTGTTTTTCCTCTTCTTAATGTTCTCTTTATCTTCATTGTATGA
- the LOC115139840 gene encoding 4-hydroxybenzoate polyprenyltransferase, mitochondrial-like, giving the protein MMLPARLTSQIILNTWRLRRHGTCYSNLPSLSSNYLNNQRKTTASTHHPENSPQSWLLNPPTRLDATRKRHFSLSAAGIVNSAPAPMQPYLRLMRLDKPIGTWLLYLPCTWSIGLAADPGCLPHLGMLTLFGTGALLMRGAGCTINDMWDKDFDKKVARTATRPIAAGEITQMQALVFLGGQLSLALGVLLCLNYYSIALGAASLSLVVTYPLMKRITYWPQLVLGLTFNWGALLGWSAVIGSCEWSVCLPLYFSGVMWTLIYDTIYAHQDKDDDIRVGVKSTALRFQEQTKPWLSGFMVAMMSGLIVAGVNAEQTLPYYATLSTVAIHLTHQIYTLDINKPEDCWKKFVSNRNLGLLLFLGIVCGNLWKERRDTSLQND; this is encoded by the exons atgatgcTCCCTGCCAGATTAACTTCTCAAATCATTCTGAACACCTGGAGGCTGCGTCGCCATGGGACCTGCTACTCCAACCTCCCTAGCCTCTCCAGCAATTACCTGAACAATCAGAGAAAAACAACAGCCTCTACCCACCACCCAGAAAATAGCCCGCAATCATGGTTGTTAAATCCACCAACCAGACTTGATGCCACCAGGAAAAGACACTTTAGCCTGTCAGCGGCTGGGATTGTCAACTCTGCCCCAGCGCCCATGCAACCCTACCTCAGATTAATGAGACTTGACAAACCAATCG GAACATGGTTGTTGTACCTGCCTTGCACTTGGAGCATCGGCCTGGCTGCAGACCCAGGCTGCCTCCCACATCTGGGCATGCTCACATTATTCGGCACGGGGGCCCTGCTGATGAGAGGGGCTGGCTGCACCATCAATGACATGTGGGACAAGGACTTTGACAAGAAG GTTGCCAGGACAGCTACTCGGCCAATTGCTGCAGGGGAGATCACTCAGATGCAGGCCCTAGTCTTCTTGGGGGGTCAGCTTTCTCTGGCATTGGGGGTCCTGCTTTGTCTCAATTATTACAG TATAGCTCTTGGAGCTGCTTCCCTATCTTTGGTAGTCACATATCCACTAATGAAGAGGATCACCTACTGGCCACAGCTTGTATTGG GTCTGACCTTCAATTGGGGAGCACTGCTTGGTTGGTCAGCGGTCATAGGCTCCTGTGAGTGGTCAGTGTGCCTACCTCTGTATTTCTCAGGAGTGATGTGGACATTAATTTATGACACCATCTATGCCCATCAG GACAAAGATGACGACATCAGGGTAGGAGTCAAGTCTACAGCATTGAGGTTCCAGGAGCAGACCAAGCCTTGGCTCAGTGGGTTCATGGTGGCCATGATGTCAGGGCTGATTGTGGCTGGGGTCAACGCGGAACAGACTCTGCCTTACTATGCAACACTATCAACTGTGGCTATTCACCTCACACATCAG ATCTACACATTGGACATCAACAAACCAGAGGACTGCTGGAAAAAATTTGTTTCAAACCGAAACCTTGGACTACTCCTGTTCTTAGGAATAGTCTGTGGAAACTTGTGGAAAGAACGAAGAGACACTTCATTGCAAAATGATTAA